A genomic segment from Aegilops tauschii subsp. strangulata cultivar AL8/78 chromosome 1, Aet v6.0, whole genome shotgun sequence encodes:
- the LOC141037641 gene encoding uncharacterized protein: MHPSLAHDASLAPNSYGASAQLPRDGLISCVQPRDGLISCVQPRDGLISRDVSLPQHFYNTSASLPYGGTPSRDMPPASGSHGAPIQVPYGGPYLAPYVAPSPAQYAPSSAVPYEASYGAPYAAPAPYVPPPLQPYVPHVASLQPYGVSPTAPYSHHQHYRPSPLADALIPYSAPPTYDSQLSASAAEPGPFHFAHLVTVKLSADNYLLWRAQVLPLMRSHYLEGYVDGTLPCPPAMVPVPSAAGGSVMVSNPAHRRWIAQDQAILGAIQSSLTPSVADMVVFAATSRDAWATLDSSFSSQSLARSSAIRNQLGEVKKNDLSVTAFFNKVKSLADTLSSIGKPLRDEEFTSFMLNGLDEDYDSLVENINGRDTPMPPRDLYARLLNTEQRLAARRSVGVYTEGPSANAALRGGARGAKQKAPPTSGNQPRPPAPPPTAGRKRLHCEACGGGVECQLCGIEGHLASRCHRRFKRDFLGIGNNGKGNEKQAALATPDPGFTPSYSVDPAWYMDTGATDHLTSQLDKLATRQPYTGHDQVRTANGSGTGRGARLELLDDDMATTAPVATTPDEALDEAAPATTPFDPDVDHACMPHARGSDGVTKSPGPAASLSPGPAEPAELSAGPAGPAALSLELEASQVTESSSPGPSTPITPGLSSPTLTMPPDAPVDSPAGASSSPLMDSGSSGMAAPAPPPPVVLRPHTRSKSGIFQPKKRTDGTVAWLAACVAHAEADPTTEPRHFRAALGIPHWRAAMEQEIHALQRNNTWRLVPPPSGVNIIDSKWVFKVKKHADGSIERYKARLVAKGFKQRPRVRGMPVLALLFVRMGLFLLQQTRLCLFYSDLSSSASATDRLVSSLGAEFAVKDLGRLHYFLGLEVLHSDGGLTLTQKKYSQDLLRHADKLTALAGDLLAPEDATEYRNIVGGLQYLLITRPDISFAVNPCAFWTDLSIF; encoded by the exons ATGCATCCATCGCTCGCCCATGATGCATCTCTGGCGCCGAACTCCTACGGCGCCTCTGCACAGCTGCCCCGTGATGGATTGATCTCCTGTGTGCAGCCCCGTGATGGATTGATCTCCTGTGTGCAGCCCCGTGATGGATTGATCTCCCGTGATGTGTCTCTGCCGCAGCACTTCTACAACACCTCTGCGTCGCTGCCCTACGGCGGGACTCCGTCTCGTGATATGCCGCCGGCTTCAGGCTCCCATGGTGCCCCCATCCAGGTGCCCTACGGGGGGCCGTATCTCGCGCCATACGTCGCGCCGTCGCCGGCGCAGTATGCTCCGTCCTCCGCGGTGCCCTACGAGGCGTCGTATGGCGCGCCCTACGCCGCTCCTGCGCCGTACGTCCCGCCGCCCCTGCAACCCTACGTGCCGCACGTCGCGTCGCTGCAGCCCTACGGCGTATCTCCTACGGCGCCCTACAGTCATCACCAACACTACCGTCCGTCTCCGTTGGCCGATGCGCTGATTCCGTACAGTGCTCCTCCGACGTACGACTCGCAGCTCTCCGCATCGGCGGCTGAACCAGGACCTTTCCACTTCGCTCACCTGGTGACGGTGAAGCTCTCTGCTGACAACTACCTCCTGTGGCGCGCTCAGGTGTTGCCGCTGATGCGTAGTCACTACCTTGAGGGGTATGTCGATGGTACGCTGCCGTGTCCCCCGGCCATGGTTCCGGTGCCCTCGGCCGCTGGTGGCTCCGTCATGGTGTCCAACCCTGCTCATCGTCGGTGGATCGCTCAGGATCAAGCTATTCTGGGTGCCATTCAGTCCTCGCTCACACCCTCCGTGGCCGACATGGTGGTCTTTGCCGCGACGTCGAGGGATGCATGGGCCACGCTCGACTCCAGCTTTTCCTCGCAGTCACTGGCCCGTTCCTCTGCCATTCGTAACCAGCTGGGTGAGGTCAAGAAAAATGACCTCTCCGTCACGGCCTTCTTCAACAAGGTCAAAAGTTTGGCTGATACACTGTCGTCTATTGGGAAGCCTCTTCGTGATGAGGAGTTTACTTCGTTCATGCTCAATGGGCTTGATGAGGACTATGATTCTCTCGTTGAAAACATTAATGGACGTGACACACCGATGCCGCCTCGCGATCTCTATGCACGCCTTCTCAACACCGAACAGAGGCTCGCTGCTCGCCGCTCCGTTGGCGTCTACACGGAGGGCCCTTCTGCGAACGCTGCTCTCCGCGGGGGCGCCCGCGGTGCCAAGCAGAAGGCGCCGCCGACCTCAGGCAACCAGCCCCGTCCGCCCGCTCCACCTCCGACGGCTGGCCGCAAGCGGCTCCACTGCGAGGCATGTGGTGGTGGGGTTGAGTGTCAACTCTGCGGCATCGAGGGGCACTTGGCGTCTCGCTGCCATCGTCGCTTTAAACGAGATTTTCTTGGCATTGGGAACAATGGGAAGGGCAATGAGAAGCAAGCTGCTCTCGCTACACCGGATCCCGGGTTCACTCCTTCATACTCGGTGGATCCTGCCTGGTACATGGATACGGGCGCTACGGACCATTTGACGAGTCAGCTTGACAAGCTGGCCACTCGCCAGCCCTACACCGGTCACGATCAGGTCCGCACGGCCAATGGATCAG GGACTGGACGAGGCGCTCGACTTGAGCTTCTGGATGATGATATGGCCACAACTGCGCCAGTTGCTACTACGCCGGATGAGGCGCTCGACGAGGCTGCCCCCGCCACTACCCCGTTTGACCCCGACGTCGATCACGCGTGCATGCCCCATGCACGAGGATCCGACGGGGTGACCAAGTCGCCGGGGCCAGCGGCCTCGCTGTCGCCTGGGCCGGCCGAACCTGCGGAGCTGTCGGCCGGGCCGGCTGGACCCGCGGCGCTCTCCCTTGAGCTGGAGGCCTCGCAGGTCACCGAGTCTTCGTCGCCTGGTCCGTCGACGCCGATCACGCCCGGTCTGTCTTCGCCGACCCTGACCATGCCACCGGATGCGCCTGTTGACTCGCCCGCCGGTGCGTCCTCCTCGCCGCTGATGGATAGTGGCTCCTCTGGTATGGCAGCTCCAGCGCCACCTCCTCCTGTCGTCCTGCGTCCCCATACTCGCAGCAAAAGTGGCATCTTCCAACCGAAGAAGCGCACTGACGGCACTGTCGCGTGGCTTGCGGCCTGTGTGGCACATGCTGAGGCTGACCCTACGACTGAACCACGACATTTTCGAGCGGCGCTTGGCATCCCGCATTGGCGTGCTGCGATGGAGCAGGAGATTCATGCCCTTCAAAGAAACAACACTTGGCGTCTTGTTCCACCTCCATCTGGTGTTAATATCATTGACTCTAAATGGGTATTCAAGGTGAAGAAACATGCTGATGGCTCCATTGAGAGGTACAAGGCACGCCTGGTTGCCAAGGGGTTCAAACAACG GCCCCGCGTGCGTGGCATGCCCGTCTTGGCGCTCCTCTTCGTGCGCATGGGTTTGTTCCTTCTACAGCAGACACGTCTCTGTTTATTCTACAGCGACCTGAG TTCGTCTGCTTCTGCTACAGATCGGCTTGTGTCCTCTCTTGGTGCTGAGTTTGCTGTTAAGGATCTTGGGAGACTGCATTATTTTCTGGGCCTAGAGGTTCTTCATTCTGATGGTGGCTTGACTCTTACTCAGAAGAAGTACTCTCAGGATCTCCTGCGTCATGCCG ACAAACTGACAGCTCTTGCTGGTGACTTGCTTGCTCCTGAGGATGCCACAGAGTACCGCAACATTGTGGGTGGACTGCAGTACTTACTCATTACTCGACCAGACATATCATTTGCAGTTAACC CCTGCGCGTTCTGGACTGATCTCAGCATTTTCTGA
- the LOC109785020 gene encoding gibberellin 2-beta-dioxygenase 3, with protein sequence MVVLAKPAALEQITLLRPPEPWESFSGVPAVDLSGPDAAADVVRACERFGFFSVVNHGVPAGVVDRLEAEAVRFFASSQAEKDASGPADPFGYGSKRIGRNGDMGWVEYLLLAIERDTLSKASPAPSTALRDAINAYVGAMRGLARTVLEMVAEGLGVSPRGALADMVTGDVASDQVFRVNHYPPCPLLQGLPPNCSVTGFGEHTDPQLVSILHSNGTPGLQVALHDGRWVSVPPNRDAFFVNVGDSLQVLTNGRLRSVRHRVVAGNGLKSRVSMIYFGGPPLAQRIAPLPQLLAGTQSLPLYRDFTWGEYKKAAYRSRLGDNRLAPFEAPPVATPDADRHRS encoded by the exons ATGGTGGTCCTCGCGAAGCCCGCGGCGCTGGAGCAGATCACGCTGCTGAGGCCGCCGGAGCCGTGGGAGAGCTTCTCGGGCGTCCCGGCCGTGGACCTGTCCGGCCCCGACGCGGCGGCGGACGTGGTGCGCGCGTGCGAGCGCTTCGGGTTCTTCAGCGTCGTGAACCACGGCGTGCCGGCGGGCGTGGTGGACCGGCTGGAGGCCGAGGCCGTCCGGTTCTTCGCGTCGTCGCAGGCGGAGAAGGACGCGTCGGGCCCCGCCGACCCGTTCGGGTACGGCAGCAAGCGCATCGGCCGCAATGGCGACATGGGGTGGGTGGAGTACCTCCTCCTCGCCATCGAGCGCGACACGCTCTCCAAGGCCTCCCCGGCGCCGTCGACCGCGCTGAGGGACGCGATCAACGCGTACGTGGGCGCCATGCGCGGGCTGGCGAGGACGGTGCTGGAGATGGTGGCGGAGGGGCTGGGCGTGTCGCCGCGGGGCGCGCTGGCGGACATGGTGACGGGCGACGTGGCGAGCGACCAGGTGTTCCGGGTGAACCACTACCCGCCGTGCCCGCTGCTGCAGGGGCTGCCGCCCAACTGCAGCGTCACCGGGTTCGGCGAGCACACGGACCCGCAGCTGGTGTCCATCCTGCACTCCAACGGCACGCCCGGGCTCCAGGTCGCGCTCCACGACGGGCGCTGGGTGTCCGTCCCGCCCAACCGCGACGCCTTCTTCGTCAACGTCGGCGACTCCCTCCAG GTTCTGACGAACGGGAGGCTGAGGAGCGTGCGGCACCGGGTGGTGGCCGGCAACGGGCTCAAGTCCCGCGTGTCGATGATCTACTTCGGCGGGCCACCGCTGGCGCAGAGGATTGCACCGCTGCCGCAGCTGCTGGCGGGGACGCAGAGCTTGCCCCTCTACAGGGACTTCACATGGGGAGAGTacaagaaggcggcctaccgctCTCGCCTCGGCGACAACCGGCTGGCCCCCTTCGAGGCGCCACCTGTCGCCACGCCAGACGCCGACCGCCACCGGTCCTAG